In one window of Mercurialis annua linkage group LG4, ddMerAnnu1.2, whole genome shotgun sequence DNA:
- the LOC126678734 gene encoding polcalcin Che a 3-like, with protein sequence MGDEAQDQAERNRIFKRFDLNGDGKISSAELGDCLKTLGSVTADEVKRMMAEIDTDGDGFISFDEFTEFAKANRGLMKDVAKVF encoded by the coding sequence ATGGGTGATGAAGCACAGGATCAGGCTGAGCGTAACCGCATTTTCAAGCGATTCGACTTGAATGGAGATGGCAAAATCTCTTCAGCAGAGCTTGGAGATTGCTTGAAAACTCTCGGCTCCGTCACGGCCGACGAGGTTAAACGTATGATGGCGGAGATTGATACGGATGGTGATGGTTTCATTTCATTTGATGAGTTCACTGAGTTTGCTAAAGCTAACCGTGGATTGATGAAAGATGTTGCTAaggttttttaa
- the LOC126679280 gene encoding probable serine/threonine-protein kinase PBL7, with amino-acid sequence MGLFQESFTNSRDTQSTDLCSCSSHSDHYCDNNELKLKTLVAKMVWQLGFSCFSPNDNKNKIKNANLEHNKAWLLAESGGGAELINGDPQSVHSSFRFSFCSQVELESMNMNSSANSATVLMVNLDNGSMNESRRTKEVKWRRIQSLERSISPLANSLVRFSYSEILAATCSFSKGRVLGRGALSFVFRGRIGFLRTSVAIKRLDKDDKESSKAFCRELMIASSLHNPNIVPLVGFCIDPEEGLFLVYKYVSGGSLERHLHEKKRGVKGSAALPWSVRYKVALGIAQAIAYLHNGTERCVVHRDIKPSNILLSSKKIPKLCDFGLATWTSAPSVPFLCKTVKGTFGYLAPEYFQHGKISDKTDVYAFGVVLLELITGRKPIEVKRPSGEENLVLWAKPLLQKGKGAIEELLDPRIKYTFRETGQITQMIQAAAACVSNEESRRPDINEIIGILKGEEEPIICTNKKKSNFSGIIDCYPQLQQTKSEMNSHLALAMLGVSELEDDDHLYCR; translated from the exons atggGTCTCTTTCAAGAAAGCTTTACTAACTCAAGGGACACTCAAAGTACTGATCTTTGCTCTTGTTCTTCTCATTCTGATCATTATTGTGACAATAATGAACTCAAGTTAAAAACCCTTGTAGCAAAAATGGTTTGGCAACTtgggttttcttgtttttcACCAAAtgacaacaaaaataaaatcaagaatgcaAATTTGGAGCATAACAAGGCTTGGTTATTAGCTGAGTCTGGTGGTGGTGCAGAGTTGATAAATGGTGATCCACAGTCAGTACATTCTTCTTTTAGGTTTAGTTTTTGTTCTCAGGTTGAGCTTGAGTCAATGAATATGAATTCTTCAGCTAATTCTGCAACTGTTTTAATGGTGAATTTGGATAATGGGTCGATGAATGAGTCTAGAAGAACTAAGGAAGTTAAATGGAGGAGAATTCAGTCTCTTGAGAGGAGTATTTCTCCATTGGCTAATTCTTTAGTCAGATTTAGTTATAGTGAAATTCTTGCTGCTACTTGTAGTTTCTCTAAAG GCAGAGTTTTGGGAAGAGGAGCTTTGAGCTTTGTTTTTAGAGGGAGAATTGGATTTTTGAGGACTTCTGTGGCTATTAAGAGACTAGACAAAGATGATAAAGAATCATCAAAGGCATTTTGTAGAGAATTGATGATTGCTAGCTCTCTTCATAACCCTAATATTGTGCCTCTTGTTGGTTTTTGTATTGATCCAGAAGAGGGTTTGTTCTTGGTATACAAGTATGTCTCTGGTGGTAGCTTAGAGCGCCATTTACATG AGAAGAAGAGAGGAGTGAAGGGTAGTGCAGCACTTCCTTGGTCGGTTAGGTATAAGGTGGCATTAGGAATTGCACAGGCAATTGCATATTTGCATAATGGAACTGAGCGATGTGTTGTTCATAGGGATATTAAACCTTCAAATATACTCCTTTCCTCCAAGAAAATACCCAAG CTGTGTGATTTTGGATTGGCTACTTGGACTTCTGCTCCCTCAGTGCCTTTTCTTTGTAAAACTGTCAAAGGAACTTTCGG TTATCTGGCTCCTGAATACTTCCAGCATGGGAAAATATCTGATAAGACTGATGTTTATGCTTTTGGGGTGGTTCTCTTGGAACTAATAACAGGGAGAAAACCGATTGAAGTAAAAAGGCCTTCAGGGGAAGAGAATTTGGTTCTATGG GCTAAACCTCTACTGCAGAAGGGAAAAGGAGCCATCGAAGAGTTGCTTGATCCACGGATTAAGTATACTTTCAGAGAGACGGGACAAATTACCCAAATGATTCAAGCTGCCGCCGCCTGCGTAAGTAACGAAGAATCACGGCGGCCAGACATTAATGAAATTATCGGTATACTTAAAGGTGAAGAAGAGCCAATTATATGTACCAACAAGAAGAAGAGCAATTTTTCTGGAATTATAGATTGCTACCCTCAACTACAACAGACGAAAAGCGAGATGAATAGTCACTTAGCTTTGGCAATGCTAGGAGTTTCGGAACTCGAAGACGACGATCACCTTTATTGTCGTTGA